From a single Planctomycetaceae bacterium genomic region:
- a CDS encoding GDSL-type esterase/lipase family protein: MKKILVLVLCLATANLAFAAQNPCDVKIGSHKAVTPVSRPDISWWMPRHEAIVERVKQGNVELLMIGDSITHGWENSGKPVWDKYYANRNAVNMGFSGDQTEHVIWRLQNGEIDNINPKLAVIMIGTNNSGGDYTPEQIADGVKAIVCQLRTKLPNTKILLLAIFPRGDAEQYKDKTKGASFNPQWERNAKATKLFSKIADNKTIYFLDINKKFLNKKGELPRDVMPDLLHPGEKGYEIWAEAMESMIKKLTGEKKKYLYF; encoded by the coding sequence ATGAAAAAGATTTTAGTTTTGGTATTGTGTTTAGCGACTGCTAATTTAGCATTTGCCGCTCAAAACCCCTGCGATGTAAAAATCGGTTCACACAAGGCTGTAACGCCGGTATCGAGACCAGATATATCCTGGTGGATGCCGCGTCATGAGGCTATTGTCGAAAGAGTCAAACAGGGCAACGTTGAGTTGCTAATGATTGGCGATTCCATCACTCACGGCTGGGAAAATTCCGGCAAACCGGTTTGGGATAAGTATTACGCAAACAGAAACGCAGTCAATATGGGATTTAGCGGCGACCAAACAGAACACGTCATTTGGCGGCTGCAAAACGGCGAGATTGATAATATCAACCCGAAACTGGCCGTGATTATGATTGGCACAAATAATTCCGGCGGCGATTACACACCGGAACAAATAGCCGACGGCGTTAAAGCCATTGTTTGCCAGTTAAGAACAAAGCTGCCGAATACTAAAATTCTACTGCTTGCGATTTTCCCGCGAGGCGATGCCGAACAGTACAAAGACAAAACCAAAGGCGCCTCATTCAATCCGCAGTGGGAAAGAAACGCTAAAGCAACAAAACTTTTCTCTAAAATAGCGGATAACAAAACAATTTATTTCCTCGACATAAACAAAAAGTTCCTGAACAAGAAAGGCGAACTGCCGAGAGATGTAATGCCTGACCTGCTTCACCCAGGCGAAAAAGGCTATGAAATATGGGCAGAGGCAATGGAGTCTATGATTAAAAAGCTTACTGGTGAGAAGAAAAAATATCTTTACTTTTAA
- a CDS encoding magnesium transporter, with amino-acid sequence MSAKIRTDRLNDPVIKYAGKNVIALPQDNTVAQAMSFLRNQNITDEIVYIYIVDDEQTLVGVLPLRKLLNSDNKDKLSDVMIKNVVYVHNYDSVIDACDKFLEHRFLALPVVDKDKKIEGVIDISLFTDEVSAFARKSEQDNIFQLIGIHLAHGRRLSLAGTFKDRFPWLIFNIVSGLMCAFIAGRYELLISQITILALFITIILALAESVSMQSMTITLQALSARKIYWKNLIKALRLEFIIALVLGLGGGISVGVIALLWKKQLVATVVIVLSIVFSMISACLLGIIIPALIRRLRIDPKIASGPIVLAVSDVVTLIFYFNIANWLLSH; translated from the coding sequence GTGTCAGCCAAAATCAGAACTGACCGCTTAAACGACCCAGTCATAAAATACGCGGGTAAAAATGTTATTGCTCTGCCGCAAGACAACACCGTTGCGCAGGCGATGTCATTTCTTCGCAACCAGAACATCACCGACGAAATCGTCTATATTTATATCGTGGACGACGAACAGACGCTTGTCGGCGTTTTACCACTGCGAAAATTATTGAACAGCGACAACAAAGACAAACTATCGGATGTTATGATTAAGAATGTTGTTTACGTTCATAATTATGATTCAGTAATTGACGCGTGCGATAAATTTCTGGAGCATCGGTTTCTTGCGCTGCCGGTTGTGGATAAAGATAAAAAAATCGAGGGCGTAATCGACATTTCTCTTTTCACCGACGAAGTCAGCGCATTCGCAAGAAAAAGCGAACAAGACAATATCTTTCAGCTTATCGGTATTCATCTTGCCCACGGCAGAAGACTTTCACTGGCGGGAACTTTTAAAGACCGCTTTCCGTGGCTGATTTTCAACATCGTAAGCGGACTTATGTGCGCATTTATAGCGGGCAGATACGAACTGCTAATCAGCCAAATCACAATCCTCGCTTTGTTTATTACAATTATTCTGGCTCTTGCTGAAAGCGTAAGCATGCAGTCGATGACTATTACTTTACAGGCGTTATCAGCAAGGAAAATTTATTGGAAGAATCTTATAAAGGCACTGCGTCTGGAATTTATCATCGCTTTGGTGCTTGGTCTGGGCGGCGGAATCAGCGTGGGCGTTATCGCTCTGTTATGGAAAAAGCAATTAGTGGCCACGGTCGTCATTGTATTGAGCATTGTTTTTTCAATGATAAGCGCCTGCCTTTTGGGCATTATTATACCAGCATTAATTCGAAGGCTGCGCATCGACCCTAAAATCGCATCAGGGCCGATTGTGCTGGCTGTTTCTGATGTTGTTACGTTAATTTTTTATTTTAATATCGCCAACTGGTTGTTATCACATTAA
- the nrdR gene encoding transcriptional regulator NrdR, protein MKCPYCKENEDKVIDSRSSEAGRVIRRRRQCLICKRRFTTYEKVGESFKLSVIKNDNSRVPYDREKVISGLQKACYKRPVSVEQIQQIADKIEEDIFRHSDREVDSKFIGESAMKHLRSADKVAYIRFASVYRHFDDAGDLLEEVTQAIAQPDEQGQPKLF, encoded by the coding sequence GTGAAATGTCCATATTGCAAGGAAAATGAGGATAAGGTAATCGACTCGCGTTCGAGCGAAGCCGGCAGGGTTATTCGCCGCCGACGTCAGTGTCTTATCTGCAAAAGGCGATTTACGACTTATGAAAAGGTCGGCGAAAGCTTCAAATTAAGCGTTATTAAGAATGACAATTCGCGCGTTCCTTACGACAGGGAAAAGGTTATATCCGGCCTGCAGAAGGCTTGTTACAAAAGGCCGGTTTCAGTGGAGCAGATTCAGCAGATTGCCGACAAGATAGAAGAAGATATCTTCAGGCATTCCGATAGGGAAGTCGATTCCAAGTTTATCGGTGAAAGCGCAATGAAACATTTGAGATCTGCGGACAAGGTAGCTTACATCCGATTCGCCAGCGTGTATCGACATTTCGATGACGCGGGCGATTTACTCGAGGAAGTTACCCAAGCCATAGCGCAGCCAGACGAACAGGGCCAGCCGAAACTATTTTAG
- a CDS encoding DEAD/DEAH box helicase family protein, whose amino-acid sequence MAKNTDNQAFSQMYLAKALEGEVQSWVNQGCNGVTQTTSDLFNYWFNRDDGVEEVFYPCQRRAIETVIYCYEILKPKNLKELFEKVSPEALYQHLPLKNEVEDIEFLKYALKMATGSGKTWVLAALLIWQYFNKINEEKGNYSYRFVIVTPGQEVLNRMLDSFKGKRDPKTGNRMPDTSDYKKSLFVPDGSRWRERFNVETFEPDDIKNNMTLPDSPFVYITNWQQFRFKNTSPNVWARLTGEDVEETPRGEIILDFLSEFPDLVVMNDEAHHVHGKQSAKGEELVWRQFMDKLHIRLREKHPEQLSAFMQIDFSATPFYGSGEKKEFFPHIVYDYPLINAMHNMHVKQLFLEERQSIAGEDLSELDFRAERLEPEGTHKRGEIASLSAGQKLLLDIGRSKLEQLASEFKEKKLEKKPVMLCLCEDTTVANLVKDHFSTLTDENATFYDDSKVLAIHSELSDSELGTARKNLDKIDVDDDPLRVVISVLMLREGFDKNNICVVVVLRATEADLLLEQIIGRGLRLMFPSYKYPELQDLKKQAYDEIRLNKAPSNSFDFLFIVEHPRFKVFYENLKQEGYLIGSGDTSSTGSTGDLMPIDAIPERMPLYDIYWPIQIFDEGRMPELSQVEVGRLIKYPADFSQLKQFLSRLVIQETHIETGKKTKDWKLDNEYFDYNFFLMQAAKAIATKGQSSILTAKLAEIAGIVDEYVSNYCFNQQIDFTKQENYCVLNYPDVFDHIISTIRQEIINLVKDFKYETKGVWGKLSDVPRIMVRESKSVETDKSIYPRIGYQPKGGGFERDFMLKVLNASSEVKAFVKLDRRHNLKIQYRDESGILRKYEIDFVIETVEKMYLLETKADKDISSPNTAVKAKAAVAWCNQASNVLPIKEYNQPQQWEYLLLSESLFRNNEGLGFSAFVPFCQAIRNRVIAQEENRLFI is encoded by the coding sequence ATGGCTAAAAATACTGATAATCAGGCATTTTCACAAATGTATCTTGCCAAAGCTCTTGAAGGCGAAGTTCAATCGTGGGTTAATCAGGGCTGCAATGGCGTTACTCAAACTACTTCGGATTTATTTAATTACTGGTTTAATCGTGATGATGGTGTGGAAGAAGTTTTTTATCCCTGCCAAAGGCGAGCCATTGAAACAGTTATTTATTGTTATGAAATTCTTAAACCTAAAAATTTAAAAGAATTATTTGAAAAAGTATCGCCGGAAGCATTATACCAGCATTTACCGCTAAAAAACGAAGTGGAAGATATTGAGTTTTTGAAATATGCGTTAAAGATGGCAACTGGTTCGGGCAAGACGTGGGTTCTTGCCGCGTTGCTTATCTGGCAGTATTTTAACAAAATTAATGAAGAAAAGGGGAATTATTCATACAGGTTTGTAATAGTAACACCAGGTCAGGAAGTTCTCAATCGTATGCTTGATTCTTTCAAAGGCAAAAGAGACCCTAAAACCGGCAACCGTATGCCTGACACTTCAGATTATAAAAAGTCGCTATTTGTGCCTGATGGCTCTCGATGGCGAGAGCGTTTTAATGTTGAAACGTTTGAACCAGATGATATAAAAAATAATATGACATTGCCGGATTCGCCATTTGTTTATATTACAAATTGGCAGCAATTCAGATTTAAAAATACTTCGCCAAATGTTTGGGCAAGATTGACTGGCGAAGATGTAGAGGAAACGCCAAGAGGTGAAATCATTCTCGATTTCCTGTCGGAATTTCCAGACCTTGTTGTAATGAATGATGAAGCGCATCACGTTCACGGCAAGCAATCTGCTAAGGGTGAAGAACTTGTCTGGCGGCAGTTTATGGACAAACTTCATATTCGCTTGCGGGAAAAACATCCGGAACAATTAAGCGCGTTTATGCAGATAGATTTTTCTGCGACTCCTTTTTATGGAAGCGGCGAAAAAAAAGAATTCTTCCCGCATATCGTTTATGATTATCCTCTGATAAACGCAATGCACAATATGCATGTGAAGCAATTATTTTTGGAAGAACGTCAATCTATTGCCGGCGAAGATTTATCAGAACTAGATTTTAGAGCGGAGAGACTTGAACCAGAAGGTACACATAAAAGGGGTGAAATTGCTTCACTTTCAGCCGGACAAAAATTACTGCTCGATATTGGCCGGTCAAAGTTAGAACAGCTTGCTTCTGAATTTAAAGAAAAGAAACTTGAAAAAAAACCTGTTATGCTGTGTCTATGTGAAGATACAACGGTGGCAAATCTTGTTAAAGACCATTTTTCAACTTTGACAGACGAAAATGCAACTTTTTATGATGATTCAAAAGTATTGGCGATTCATTCCGAGTTAAGTGATTCAGAGCTTGGCACGGCAAGAAAAAATCTTGATAAAATAGATGTCGATGATGACCCGTTAAGAGTGGTTATTTCTGTTTTAATGCTGCGTGAAGGTTTTGATAAAAATAATATTTGTGTTGTCGTAGTTTTACGCGCTACTGAAGCCGACCTATTGCTTGAACAGATAATCGGACGTGGTTTAAGATTGATGTTTCCTTCTTACAAATACCCCGAATTGCAGGATTTGAAAAAGCAGGCTTATGATGAAATACGTCTCAATAAAGCTCCTTCTAATTCATTTGATTTTCTTTTTATTGTCGAACATCCGCGATTCAAAGTATTTTATGAAAACCTGAAACAGGAAGGATATTTAATCGGAAGCGGCGATACAAGTTCAACTGGCTCAACCGGCGATTTAATGCCGATAGACGCAATCCCTGAACGAATGCCGTTATATGATATTTATTGGCCGATTCAAATATTTGATGAAGGACGTATGCCGGAACTTTCACAAGTGGAAGTAGGCCGTTTGATTAAATATCCCGCGGATTTTAGTCAACTTAAGCAATTTTTGTCCAGGTTAGTAATTCAGGAAACACATATTGAGACCGGTAAAAAAACAAAGGATTGGAAACTCGACAATGAATATTTTGATTATAATTTCTTTCTGATGCAGGCGGCAAAAGCTATTGCGACAAAAGGACAAAGTTCAATCTTAACGGCAAAACTTGCTGAAATTGCAGGCATAGTTGATGAGTACGTTTCGAATTATTGTTTCAATCAACAGATTGATTTCACAAAGCAGGAAAATTATTGTGTACTGAATTACCCAGATGTTTTCGATCATATAATCAGCACAATTCGACAGGAAATTATTAATCTGGTCAAGGACTTTAAGTACGAAACAAAAGGTGTGTGGGGTAAGTTGTCCGATGTACCAAGAATAATGGTTAGAGAAAGTAAGTCAGTAGAAACTGACAAAAGCATATATCCCAGAATTGGATATCAGCCCAAAGGCGGCGGTTTTGAACGTGATTTTATGTTAAAGGTTCTCAATGCGTCATCAGAAGTGAAGGCTTTTGTCAAACTTGATCGACGGCATAATTTGAAAATTCAATATAGAGACGAAAGTGGTATTCTTAGAAAATATGAAATAGATTTTGTTATTGAGACTGTCGAAAAAATGTATTTATTGGAAACAAAAGCGGATAAAGATATAAGTAGCCCCAATACGGCTGTTAAAGCCAAAGCAGCGGTAGCTTGGTGTAATCAAGCATCTAATGTACTGCCTATAAAAGAGTATAATCAGCCCCAGCAATGGGAATATCTTTTGTTGTCAGAATCTCTTTTCAGGAACAATGAAGGACTTGGTTTTTCCGCCTTTGTTCCATTCTGTCAGGCGATTAGAAATCGTGTAATAGCACAAGAAGAAAATAGACTTTTTATTTAA